CCGGAGGTGCTGGCTGGCCGCACGCGGACGAACAAGCTGGTCCACTTCATCGGGGATAAATCGCTGATCGGGCAGTTTGCCCATGTAAAAATAACAGATGTCAAAACGTGGACCCTGCATGGGGAGATCGTGACAAAAATCGAGGTGTAGATAAAATGGAACAAACAGAACTGTACACACACAAAGAAATTCTGGATAAGGCGAGAGAACTGGCAACGATGATCTCCCGCACCAAGGAAGTCGACTTCTTCAAGCGGGCAGAGCACCAGATCAAGCATAATGAACGCGTCCAGGAAATGATCGATGAATTAAAGAAGAAACAAAAGCAAATGGTGATGTTCGAATCGATGAACAAGCCGGAGCTGGTGAAAAAGGTGGAAGCCGAATATAACCAGCTTCACGAGGAACTGGACAGCATCCCCATCGTCACAGAATTCAAGCAATCGCAGGTCGACGTCAACGATCTGTTGCAAATGGTGACCCATGTGATTACCAATACCGTGTCTGAGCGCATCATTTTGGATACGGGCGGGAATCCGCTTACCGGTGAAACCGGCGGCGGACCCGAGAAAAAACAGAGCGGCGGCTGCTGCTCGTAAAAGCATGACAACCGCAAGACTTTGGCGATGATTGCGGCGACAAGCCCTACCAAAATGGCGCTGGGTGTTTGCACCCTAGTCGGATGCCCTGCATACAAATGTACAGAAACGTTGTATGGAGGAGGTAACGAAATGTCGGGTATAGACAAAGACCTGCAGTGCCGGGAACTCATCGCCAAAGCCGTCTGCGGTAAAGGTCATAAATTTACACAAACGACCCACACCATCATACCGTCGCACACTCCTTCGACGATCCTCGGATGCTGGGTGATAAACACGAACTTCCAGGCAGAGAAGGTTGGGGACGCGGTTGAGGTATCTGGTACGTATGACGTCAACCTGTGGTACTCGTTTGCCGACAACACGCAAACCGAAGTGAAGCGGGAAAACGTCCATTTCTCCGTACTCGTTCCGCTTACGTTCTTCGACAGAAACTGCCGCGGTGACCTGGAAATCGTCGCCCGCGCCGTAGAACAGCCGAAGTGCGTCAAAGCCGAACTGAGCGGCGGTGGCACCGTCACTGTCAGAGTGGAAAGCGAATTTGCAGTCGAAATCATCGGGGAGACCAAGGTGTGCGTCGTCGTCTGCAACAGCTGCGATGACAAGGATTTCCACCTGGTGGGCGACTACGAAGACAACAGCGACGAGTTTGACGACTTTGATTCGGCCACCCTGCTGGACGAATTGGATTAAGAGGAGAGCAACCATCTCCTCTTTTTCTTTTCGTCCGATCGAGCCGTCTCCCGGGATTGAGGGAGGCGGCTTCACTTTTTCCCCCGAAATGTCATAGGCTATCACATCGGAGCGGAGGTGGAGATCGTGCATGCATGGAGTGGAGAACGAGCGAAGGCTCGCCTGACGGGCCGAGAACCGGGTCTGGAGCCAGCCACGCCAAGGTTGCCGGGGAACGCAGAGAAAGCGGTCTCGCTTTTGCAAAATCCGGAGCGGACAGCTTATTTGCTCAAAATTAGCGGCATCCCGACGGCGAGAGGTGCCCGTCCTGAGCCGGGAACACGAACCTATCGTATTCATATGTTCGAAAACCGGGTGTTGATGCTTGAGAAATCCCGGCAGCCGACACAATGGCTTCGCGAAGCGTGGGGAGAACCTTCGTTTGAACAAATCGATCCCGCCGATGACGATTATGAAGCGAGTGCCGTCATCCGCCTGGCGAGGCGCGCGCTCTATGCGGCGGGACTTCACTACGGACATCTGGTGCTGCACGCCGCCTCCCCCCACCGGGTGAAGGTACATGCGGTCTCCGCCGATTGGCTTTTGCAGCATCAGGGCAGGCTGCGCACGGCGGCAGAGACTTGGTGGGCAGAAGAACAGGGACGCTGGTCTGGCTCGCCGATCATGCTGGGGGCTGACCCGGAATTTGCCCTGCGCCACCCTGACGGCCATATGGTGCTGGCTTCCGATTTCATGGGGACAAACGGTGTCGTAGGCTGCGATTCGACGCGGTACCGGGAAGAGCTCGCCCTGCATCAGCACCCCCTGGTCGAGCTTCGCCCCGCCCCGTCAGCCAACCCGGATCTTCTGTTTCTGCGAATCGTGAAGGCCCTCCGCACGGCGGCGAAAAAAATCGACAATCCGTCGATAGAGTGGGTGAGCGGAGGAATGCCGTTTGAAGGCTATCCCATCGGCGGCCATATCCATTTCAGCGGCATCCGGCCGGATTATCAGCTCTTGCGCCAGCTCGATGCTTATCTGGCGCTGCCGCTGGTCTTGATCGAAGACGCCGGCTGTCGGATGCGGCGGCCACGCTACGGGTATCTGGGCGACATGCGGGAAAAGGACTACGGCGGAACGCCGGGCTTTGAATACCGCACCCTGCCTAGTTGGCTGGTCGATCCCATCGTGACGAGAGGAGTGCTGCACCTCGCCCGCTTGATTGCCGACTCGAGCCATCATCTGATGATAAATGAGCTGAGTCCCGGCCTCGTCCGCGCGTATTACCGGGGGGAACAGGAGCGGATCAAACCCCTGGTGACGGCCATGTGGGAGGAGTTGCGGCAGCTGCCCGGTTACGCTCGCTCAGGGGCCGTGCTGGACCGTTACTTCGCGCGCCTGCTGTCCGGAAACGTCTGGCCTGCCGATCGCGATCTGCGAATCGTCTGGTCGCATTACAGCGGAAAAAGGTAGGAATGCGTACGCAGGATACACGGCCGCGCATCCCGCATGGTATAATGGACAGACGAGATTTTGAAGCTAGGAGACGTATCGCAATGACTCAATATACCCCGATGATTCAACAGTATCTGGCGATCAAGAAAGACTACCCGGATACTTTCTTATTTTTCCGCTTAGGCGACTTTTATGAACTTTTCTTTGACGATGCGATTGCGGCTTCCCGTGAGCTGGAAATCACACTGACGGGAAGAGAGGGCGGAGGCGCCGAGAAAATCCCGATGTGTGGGGTTCCCCATCACTCCGCCGACGCCTACATCGCCGAACTGCTCAAAAATGGCTATAAAGTAGCCGTCTGTGAGCAGGTGGAAGACCCCAAAGAAGCGAAGGGCGTGGTTCGGCGCGAAGTGACGCGTGTCATTACGCCCGGAACGATGATGGAAGGAAAATGGCTGGCCGACAAGGAGAATAACTACCTCGTCGCCCTGGCTGATGCGCACGGCAGCATGGGTGTCGCCGCCTGTGACATGAGTACAGGGGAGATGTATGTCACTTCGCTTGCGGGCAGAAGGGAAGCCGCGCTGGATGAAGCGATGCAGTACCGGCCGAAGGAACTGGTTGTCACCGGTTGGAGCGGCGAGCTGAAAACGGATGTGCCCCTGACCTCCCTCGATCCGTCCGGGATCGATGCATCGGCTGTCGATGCGCAGTACGGGGCCGATGCGAGCGGACTGGATCTGCCTATGCGGCTCGCTGTAAACGCCCTGCTGCATTACATCGGGGTGACCCAGAAGCGCAGTTTGACCCATATGCGTCTGATCAAGCGCTACGATGCGAAACAGTATTTGCAGATGGATAGTTTTTCCCGGCGGAATCTGGAGCTGACGGAGACGATCCGCGACAAGTCTAAGAAGGGATCGCTGCTCTGGCTGCTGGATCGTACGGAGACGGCGATGGGCGGCCGGATGCTGCGCCGCTGGATCGAGCGTCCGCTGGTGAACAAGAGCGAGCTGGAAGCCAGGCTGGATGCAGTGGCTCACCTGAAGGGAGACCTCCTGCTCCGCGCCGATGTGCGCCGCTGTCTGGATCAGGTCTACGATCTGGAGCGACTCGCAGGCCGCATCTCCTACGGCAATGCCAATGCCCGGGACCTGGTCCAGCTCCGCCTCTCCCTCGAGAGCGTGCCGGAGTTGAAGGGGCTATTGCTCGGTTCGGGCTCGCCCGTCTTGCATGAGCTTGCCAGCGGGATGGATGAGTGCGCGGATATTGCCGCCTTTTTGCAAGCGGCATTGGTGGATGATCCGCCGATTTCCGTCCGCGAAGGGGGGCTGATTCGCTCCGGCTATGACGCTTATCTGGACAAGCTGCATACGGCCAGCCGCGAGGGCAAGACGTGGATCGCCCAGCTGGAGCAGACCGAACGGGAAGCGACCGGCATCCGTTCGCTGAAGGTGGGCTTCAATAAAGTATTTGGCTACTACATAGAGGTGTCCAGAGCCAACCTCGCCAACATACCGGCGGGCAGGTATGAACGAAAGCAGACTCTGGCCAATGCGGAGCGCTTCATTACACCGGAGCTGAAGGAA
This sequence is a window from Brevibacillus composti. Protein-coding genes within it:
- a CDS encoding RicAFT regulatory complex protein RicA family protein gives rise to the protein MEQTELYTHKEILDKARELATMISRTKEVDFFKRAEHQIKHNERVQEMIDELKKKQKQMVMFESMNKPELVKKVEAEYNQLHEELDSIPIVTEFKQSQVDVNDLLQMVTHVITNTVSERIILDTGGNPLTGETGGGPEKKQSGGCCS
- the cotE gene encoding outer spore coat protein CotE produces the protein MSGIDKDLQCRELIAKAVCGKGHKFTQTTHTIIPSHTPSTILGCWVINTNFQAEKVGDAVEVSGTYDVNLWYSFADNTQTEVKRENVHFSVLVPLTFFDRNCRGDLEIVARAVEQPKCVKAELSGGGTVTVRVESEFAVEIIGETKVCVVVCNSCDDKDFHLVGDYEDNSDEFDDFDSATLLDELD
- a CDS encoding putative amidoligase domain-containing protein, which encodes MHAWSGERAKARLTGREPGLEPATPRLPGNAEKAVSLLQNPERTAYLLKISGIPTARGARPEPGTRTYRIHMFENRVLMLEKSRQPTQWLREAWGEPSFEQIDPADDDYEASAVIRLARRALYAAGLHYGHLVLHAASPHRVKVHAVSADWLLQHQGRLRTAAETWWAEEQGRWSGSPIMLGADPEFALRHPDGHMVLASDFMGTNGVVGCDSTRYREELALHQHPLVELRPAPSANPDLLFLRIVKALRTAAKKIDNPSIEWVSGGMPFEGYPIGGHIHFSGIRPDYQLLRQLDAYLALPLVLIEDAGCRMRRPRYGYLGDMREKDYGGTPGFEYRTLPSWLVDPIVTRGVLHLARLIADSSHHLMINELSPGLVRAYYRGEQERIKPLVTAMWEELRQLPGYARSGAVLDRYFARLLSGNVWPADRDLRIVWSHYSGKR
- the mutS gene encoding DNA mismatch repair protein MutS, coding for MTQYTPMIQQYLAIKKDYPDTFLFFRLGDFYELFFDDAIAASRELEITLTGREGGGAEKIPMCGVPHHSADAYIAELLKNGYKVAVCEQVEDPKEAKGVVRREVTRVITPGTMMEGKWLADKENNYLVALADAHGSMGVAACDMSTGEMYVTSLAGRREAALDEAMQYRPKELVVTGWSGELKTDVPLTSLDPSGIDASAVDAQYGADASGLDLPMRLAVNALLHYIGVTQKRSLTHMRLIKRYDAKQYLQMDSFSRRNLELTETIRDKSKKGSLLWLLDRTETAMGGRMLRRWIERPLVNKSELEARLDAVAHLKGDLLLRADVRRCLDQVYDLERLAGRISYGNANARDLVQLRLSLESVPELKGLLLGSGSPVLHELASGMDECADIAAFLQAALVDDPPISVREGGLIRSGYDAYLDKLHTASREGKTWIAQLEQTEREATGIRSLKVGFNKVFGYYIEVSRANLANIPAGRYERKQTLANAERFITPELKEKEALILEAEEKLIELEYQLFVQVRSEVALHIPRLQNLAERIAAIDVLQAFATVSDERGYVRPELVTTGECVISEGRHPVVEAVLEREKYVANDVEMNQTDRQILLITGPNMAGKSTYMRQIALLVVMAQIGCFVPAKAARLSLVDQIFTRIGAADDLVGGHSTFMVEMLETKHALQKATAQSLILLDEIGRGTSTYDGMALAQSVIEYIQQKIGAKTLFSTHYHELTGLAESLPGVVNVNARCEERGGKLLFLHKIEPGRADKSYGIHVAELAEMPREVIDRAREILSGLEQGSTLAKAGDQQLSLDTLWSAQATSAAALDESATRLSPEEEQIVAELRELDLNQTTPMDAMLKLFQWKQQLKKG